The window TGGCGGCGGCGGCCGTGAGTCGGCCGGCCGAGTCCCCTCGGCTCCTGCTGGCGGTGGCGGTGCTGGCCTTGGCCGCCTGGCTGTGGGTGACGGTGCCGTTGGCGACCGGCGAGCGCACCTTCTACTACCGCGACGTCTTCACCGTCCACATGCCCCTCAAGGCCTTTGGCGCCGCCCAGCTCGCCGAGGGCCGCATACCGGCCTTCGAGAGCGGCCGGGCCCTCGGCCAACCGTTCCGCGGCAACCCGCAAGCGGCGGCCTTCTATCCCGGCAACGTGCTCTACGGTTTGCTGCCTTTTTGGAGTGCCTTCAACCTCCACTATGCGCTCCACTGGCTGCTGGCCTTCGCGGCGATGGCGCTCCTAGCCCGGCGCCTCGGCCTTGCTCCACCCGCCGTGCTGCTGGCCGCCCTCGCCTACGGCGGTGGCGGTTGGACCCTCACCGCCCTCGGCTTCCATCACATCATCGCCGTCACCGCCTGGTGGCCCCTGGTGCTGTGGGGGGCCGTGGTCGGCGACCGTCGCGGCCTCGGGATCGCCGGCCTCGCCCTCGGCTTCGCGCTCCTCGCCGGGGCTCCGGAGGTGGTCGCCCTCGGTCTCGTGCCCCTCGTCGGCGTCACGCTGTCAGCGCACCGCGGGCGGCGCCGGGCACTGCTTTCGGTGGCGGCGATCCTCGCCCTCGGGAGCTTGATCGCCTTGCCTCAGCTGGTCGCCTTCGGGCGCATTCTGCCGGACACCTTCCGCGCCGTCGCCGGTGCCGAAGGCGCCGCCGCAGGCCTCTACCGCCTGGCGCCCCTGCGCTTCCTCGAGCTCGTTCTGCCGCTGCCCTTCGGCTGGCCCGGAGACCTCGGCGATCACGGCTTCTGGTCGGCGGCGGCGATGCCGCGGGTGCCGTTGATCCTCAGCCTCTACGTCGGTTTGCCGGCCTTGGTGGCGGCCCTCTGCGGCCTGCGTCGGGCCTGGGGCTGGGGACTGCTCGCCGGTGCCGGCCTGGTCGCGGCCTGCTGGGGTGGACCGCTGCTGGCGGCGATCTCCGGGGGGCTCTTCCGCTATCCCGAGAAGCTGCTCTTCTGGCCGGCCTTGGCGCTGCCGCTGCTCGCCGGGTTCGGCCTCGAAGCGGCCCTTCGCCATGCCGCCCGGCTGCGCCTGGTGCTGCGCTTCGCCGGTCTCGGCGGTTTGCTCGCGGCGGCCTTCTTCATGCTGCGGGGTACTGCCTTCCTGGCGCCCTGGATCCGCCCCGGCCTGCCGCCGGAGACGGCCGCCGTGCAGGCCGAGCTGTGGGCCTGGAGCCTGCTCTTCGCGGCCGCCATCGCGCTGCTCCTGGGGGAGCTGGCGAGCCGGCGCATGGCGGCGTCCTGGACTCTCTGTCAGCTGGTGTCGGTGCTGTTGCTTTCGCCCTTGGTGATGACCGACGAGGCCGCCCCCTATCGCCAGCCTTCGCCGTGGCAGGCGACCCTCCCGGCCGGCGCCGCGCTGGTCAGCGCGGCGGCCGAGGATCCGTTCCGCAGTGGCTTCGGCTATCGCCCGGAAGACAGCGCGGTGGCGGCTCGGCTACGGCTCGGTGCGCGCGACCTGGATCGCGTGCCGGGGGTCGAGCGCGGTTTCCGCTATCCCCTGGCGGTGGACTTCGATGGCTTGGTCTCGCCGGACTCGACGCGCCTCTTGATCAACCTGCCGCAGCTTCCGGCGACCGCCCGGGAGGCCTGGTTGCGGCGCCTCGGGGTGGAGGCGGTGATCGCCGGCGGTCCGCCGCCGGCCTCGGGCTTGACGGCGGTCGAGCGGTCGGGGGAGGTCAGCCTCTACCGGGTCGAGAGGCCGGCACCGGCGCTGTGGTGGCCGCAGCGGGTCGCGGTGGCGGCCGGGCCCCAGGCCCTGATCGCCGCCAGCCAGCGCCTCGATCCGCTCGCCGTCGTGACCGCTCCACGGCCGGTGGCGCACGGCTCCGGGCGGGTCGAGCTGGTCTCCCAGGCGGAAGATCGGTTGGTCTTCGAGGTCGAGGGAGAGGGCGGCCTGGTGGTACTGCGGCGCGCCTTCCAGCCCCTTTACCGAGCCCGCATCGCCGACCGTCCCCTGGCCACCGTGCCGGTCGACCTGCTGCTCCTCGGTGTCGAGGTGCCTGCCGGGCGCCATCGCGTCGAGGTCACGGTGTCGTCGCGGCCGGAGATGCTCGCCGCCGGCGCCTCCGTCGCGACGCTGCTGGGCATTCTGACCCTCGCCTGGCCCCTCGGTCATCGGAGGGCTGCCGGGTGAAGCGCCACCTGTTCGCCTGGCCGGTGGTCGGCTTGCTCTTCCTCTGGGCTCTGCCGCTGATCTTGGGTAGCGAGACGCTCTTCCTGCGCGACGTCTTCAACACCCACCTGGAGATGAAGCAGGCCCAGGCGGAGGCGCTCTCCGAGGGGCGATTGCCGTGGCTCGATCCCTATCGCGCCGGTGGCCAGCCGCTGCTCGCCAACCCCAACGCCGTCGCCCTCTATCCGGACAACCTGCTGCTTCGCTGGACCCCGTTGCTGTGGGCCCACAATGCGCACTTCTGGCTTCACCTGCTGCTCGCCCCCTGGGCGATGGCCAGCCTCGGGCGAGCCGTCGGGCTGTCGCGCCGCGGCGCCTGGGTGGCGGCGGCCTGCTATGGCTTCTCCGGCTGGACCTTTTCTCTCCTCAACTTCTACAACCTGGTGGCCTATGCGGCGTTGGCGCCGGCGTTGGCTTCGGCCGCCCTGCGGACCGTCCGGGGCAGCCGTGGGGCGCTCGTCGCCACCGCGCTGCTGTGGGCCCTGACGGTGGTGGCGGGGGATCCCGTGACCTCGCTCCTGACCGCCGCCCTGGCCTTGACGGCGGCGGCCACGGCGCTGCCCCGGTCGCCTTGGCAGCCCGCCCTCCGGCTGCTCGCCGCCTGTACCTGCGGCACGTTGCTGGCGCTTCCCCAGATCACCGAGCTGCTGCGCATCCTGCCGCTTTCCTACCGCGGCTACTTCGGCTATCAGGAGCTTCTGCGCTCGGTGGCGAGCCTCGACCCGCGGCAGGTCTTCGAGTGGTTCTTGCCCTTCGCCTTCGGACGCCCGGACGTGGTCGGTGGCGGCACCTTCTGGGGCCACGCCTTCTATACCGACACGCCGGCCTTCTTCTTCACCCTCTATCCCGGGGCGCTCGCCTGGGCTCTGCTGTGGGCCGCCGGACGGCCGCGCCGCGCCAGGCCCACTTGGCGCGCCGAGCTGTGGGCCTGGGGGGTGGTGGCGGGCGGAGTCTTCTTCGCCCTCGGCCGCTTCAATCCGATCGCCGACGGGTTGCTCTCGCTGGGGCCCTCGAACGCCTTGCGCTATCCGATCAAGCTCTGGCTGGCGGTTGCTTTGGGGGCGTCCGTCCTCACCGGATTCGGCTTCGAGCGTGCCTTCGGCGAGGCCGGACGGTGGCGTCGGGTGGTGTGGCCTTTGGGCCTCTTCGGTTTACTGGCCGGGGCACTGCTGCTGTGGCTCAACCTCGCCCCCGGGGCTGCCCTCGGCTTCCTCCGGGAGCTCATTCCGGCCGACTTTCCGGAGGTCTTCGTCGCCAACGAGCGAGATCGCTGGTCCGGCCTCAGCCTGCTGTCCTTGGCGGTGGCCGGGGCGCTCCTCGCCGCCGCCTGGCTCACCCGGCGACGGCCCTCGGCGGCACTCCTTCTGCTCGCCCTTCACGGCACCTCCCAGCTGTTCTTCCTGGCGCCGGCGGTCCCCACCGACGACCCGGCCCCCTACCGCACGCCGCCGGCGATCCTGGCGGCGGTGCCGCCCGACGCCTTGTCCGTGCACGGCGCCTACGACAACCTCTTTGGGCCCGCTTCCTTGATCGACGGCGACTATCCGGACAGCCGCTCCCTGTGGTGGGAGCGCCGCGCTTTCGACGAGCTCTACCCCTTCACCGGTGCCCTGTGGGGGCGGCGCTTCGCCCTCAACGTGTCACCGGAAGGGCTCGACTCGATCTACACCCGCCTGGCCCAGGGGGCTGTCGAGCAAGCCGGGTCGGACCGCGAGCGGCTTCTGCTATTGACCGCCTGGGGGGTCGATCGCTTGCTCCTGCACCGACCCCTCGAAGGGCCTCACGACGATCTGGCCCGGCTGATCTATCACCGGCCGAGCTACGGCCGCGAGATCTTCGTCTACGCCCTCGATCGCGCCGCGCCTTCGGTCGTGCTGGCGACCACCGTCGAGCGCGCTCCGCACATGAACGCGGCCCTTTGGGCGCTACGCCGGGAGGGCTTCGATGCCGCTGAGCAGGCGGTGGTGGCGGGGGACGGCGGTAGTGATCGTCGAGCGGGGTCGGGAGCGGTGACGGTGATCTCGGAGCAGGCCACCGAGTTGGTGGCGCAGGTGACCTCGCCGGCCGGTGGCATGTTGGTCTGGCAGCGCGCCTACCTGCCGCTTTTCGAGGCCACCATCGACGGCGCGCCGGTTCCCACCGAGGTGGCGAATCTGCATCGCCTGGCGGTCGAGGTACCGGCCGGCGAGCACGTCGTCCGCCTGGCCCTCGACAAAGCCCCCTTCTTCCGGGCCCTCGGAGGGTCCGCCCTCGGGGCGCTGGGCCTGGTTCTGCTGTGGCTGCGCGCTCGGCGGCGGCCGTTGCCGGCCGAGCTCAAGCCAAAGCCAGGGGGCGATTGAAGACGCGCTCGACCTGATCCGACAGGGCGGTGACGCCGCGCTTGCGGAGGTGGCGCCCCTTGGCGATCTCGTGCTTCAAGCGGTTGTACTGGGTGAGGTAGGACGGGGTCCCCTTGCGCTGCAGCAGGTTGCTGACCAGGGCCGTCGAACCGCTCGCGAAGAGGGCGGTGACGAGACCCACCAGATCGTCCCCCAGGGAGGTCCCGGCGCCTCCGATGGCCGAAGAAAGGGTCGGCAGGAGGTAGCGTCGAACCAGCCCCGGAGGCTCGCTGGGCACCGACTCGTACTCCAGTTTCTCGTACTCGCGAGCGAAGATGTCCTGCACCTCTTCGTCGACTTCGCCATGGGTCAGGGACTTCGCCGAAACGCCCCACAGGTGCTTTTTGAGCTCCTGGGTGGCGCCGAGCTTCTGCTCGCCGCGCCGAAACAGCTCGAGGGGCTCGCCCTTCTCGCGACAGCTCATCAAGAGGAGGAGGCCGACCGGCGGCAGCCGGAGGTCCTCGGCGAGGTTGCGAACCAGCAGGTGACGATCCGGCTGCGGCTGCTCGAGATCGCCCACCATCTCGCGCACCAGGTAGTCGACGAACAGCTTCATGTGCTCGCGAGTGAGGTTTTCGAAGGGCAGATCCGGACAGTAGGCGGCGCAGTCGTCGATGGCGAGCTGGTTGAGGTAGTTGAGGCGAAAGCGGTTGATCAGGGCGCTGACCAGCAGGCGGTCGTCGTGATCCGGACGGCGGAACAGCTCCATCGCCTGGCCCACCAAGGTCGGCCCCGAAGCGGCGATGGCGGCGAAGCACTTGCCGCCGCGGAAGTTCACCTCGACGGCCTCCTGGGCGACTTCGGCGAGGCGCTCCTCGGGCTCTTTGCAGGCCCTCTCCAGCCAGCGGCGGAAGACCGTCGCCGCTTCCTCCGAGACCTGGCGGTCGATGTCGCGATCGAAGGAGAACTCCTGGATCAAGAGCCGCGACGAGCGCATCGCCTCGATGCCGCGATCGAGGATCTCGACGGCGTCCTTCTCGGAGGAGCGGTGGATTCGCAGCACGCCCTTGCCGAGATGGTCGGCCATCCGGCCGCGAATCTCCTGCGCGTGCTCGACCGTCGAGTTCTTCGCCGTGCGGTCGAAGAGGACCTGGTTGGACAGGGCGTGAAGCTCGACCAGCCGCAGGACGCGCGCCAGATCGTCGAGGCCCATCGGCTGCCCGGGCTTTTCAGCGAGCAGCAGCTCGCCGGACTTCTCGAGCAGGCGAACGTTGATCAGGGCCGTGCCGTCGTAGCGCTGGACGGGGATTTCTTGGGTGACCATGATGGAAGTACGAATCGACAATACATGAAATTCGTTTTTTAGGGCGTTCCATCTCGTTGCATCGATCGCGCCGGCCCGGGGCGTAGAATCGATCACCGCTGCCGCGAAGAACGTTCCGAACCGACTGGCAAGGAGGCCATGCCGTGAGTCTGCGAAGCGCCCTTTCTCTCCTCCTCGGAGCCTTCCTGGCGGTTGCGGTCGCCGCCTCCGATGCACCTGCTCCGCCGGCCCCCTTGGATGCCGACAAGATCTCGCGGGCCGCCGGGGTGCCGGCGACGGTCGCCGCCGATGGCGTGGTTCGCATTGGCTGGGCGCGCACCGATGTGGTGGTGCAGGTCGACGGCAGCCCGCTGCCGCCCTTCGCCGGACTCGGTTCCTGGGCGGCCTTCAAGGAGACTCCCGCGGGCGTCATGATGATGGGCGACGAGGTGGTGTTCCAGGACGAGGTTTCGCCCGCGATGGATGCCGCCTTCGCGGCCGGCCTCGAGGTGACGGCCCTTCACAACCACTTCTTCTTCGACGAGCCCAAGGTCTACTTCATGCACATCGGTGGGATGGGCGATGCGGAGCGCCTGGCCGCCGGGGTGAGGTCGGTCTGGGATGCGGTGAAACGGGTGCGTGCCGAGCGTCCGCGGCCGGCGCAGGGCTTTGGCGGCGGCACTCCCCAACACGGCGAGATCGATGCCCAGGCACTCGAGAAGATCATCGGCCACGGCAGCCGCACTCGCGACGGCGTGGTCAAGATCGTGATCGGCCGGCAGGGCGAGATGCACGGCGTCACGGTGGGGGGATCGATGGGCCTGGCGACCTGGGCGGCGTTCACCGGCAGCGACGCGCTGGCCTCGGTGGACGGCGACTTCATCATGACCGCCGAGGAAGTCCAGCCGGTCCTGCGGGCCCTGCGCCAGGGCGGCATCCACGTCGTCGCCCTGCACAACCACATGATCGGCGACACGCCGCCGTTCTACTTCGTCCACTACTGGGGTAAAGGACCGGCCGCCGAGCTGGCGCGCACCCTCGCGCGTGCCCTCGCCGCCCAACGGCATGCCGGCGGCGGTTAGGCCGCCGGGTTTCTACGCCGCCTCGCGGCGAGTCGGTGAATGGAGAGCGGAAAGGCGGCGCTGAGGGCCGAACTCGTCCTGCTAAGATCCGCCCGCCCATGAGTCCTGAAATTCGCCGCTTTCGTAAAGTCCTGATCGCCAATCGCGGTGAGATCGCGGTGCGCATCCTGCGCGGCCTCGCCGAGATGGGAATCCGCAGCGCCGTCATCTATTCCGAGCCGGATCGTGCCGGCCTGCCGGTGCTGCTGGCCGACGAGGCCTATCCGATCGGCCCGGCGCCGTCGCGCGAGAGCTACCTGCGGGCCGAGGCGATCGTCGAGCTGGCGGTCGAGATCGGTGCCGACGCCATCCACCCCGGCTACGGCTTTCTGTCCGAGCGGGTCGAGCTCGCCGAGCTCTGTCGCCAGCACGGGGTGACCTTCATCGGTCCGCCGCCGGAAGCGATTGCGTCGATGGGCTCGAAGACCGAGAGCCGGCGGCGGATGATCGCCGCCGGCGTGCCGGTAGTGCCGGGGGGCGACGAAGCCCTGCCGGACCTCGACAGCGCTCTCGCCTTCGCCGACCAGATCGGCTACCCGGTGATGCTCAAGGCGGCCGCCGGGGGCGGTGGCAAGGGCATGCGCCAGGTGCATGCGGCGGAGGATCTCCCGGCCGCCTACCGCGCTGCCCGCTCCGAGGCCGCGGCCAGCTTCGGCGACGACTCGGTCTACATCGAAAAGCTCATCCTCGAGCCGCGTCATATCGAGATCCAGGTGCTGGCCGATGGCCACGGCAAGGTGGTGTCCCTCGGCGAGCGCGAGTGCTCGCTGCAGCGGCGCCACCAGAAGGTGGTCGAGGAGGCGCCGTCGCTGGTGGTCGACGAAGATCTGCGACGGCGCATGGGAGAGGCGGCGGTGCTTGCCGCCAAGGCGGTCGACTACACCAACGCCGGCACCGTCGAGTTCCTGCTCGACCGCCAGGGTGACTTCTTCTTTCTGGAGATGAACACCCGCCTGCAGGTGGAGCACCCGGTGACCGAGATGGTCACCGGGGTCGATCTCGTCGAGGCCCAGATCCGCATCGCCGAGGGCGACCCGCTGCCGCCGGAGCTCGACGACATCCGGATTCGCGGCCACGCCATCGAGGTGCGTCTCTATGCCGAGGCGCCGTTCCGCAACTTCGCCCCCTCGCCGGGGAAGATCCGGCTGCTGCGCTGGCCGGAAGGGCTCGGCGTGCGCAACGACTGCGGCGTCTACGAGGGCTCCGAAGTCTCCATCCACTACGATCCGATGCTCGCCAAGATGATCGTCTGGGCGGCGGACCGACCGCGCGCCCTGGCGCGCTTGCGGCGCGCCCTCGGTGAGCTGCGCATCGAGGGCATCGAGACCACCGCGCCGCTGTTCTCGGCCCTGCTCGAAGACGAGGACTTCGTGACCGGCAATCTCGATATCGGCATGCTCGATCGCAAGCTGGCGGCCGGCGAGCTCGCCCCGCCGGCGCCGGAAGGTCTCGAAGACCTGCCGCTGGTGGCGGCGGCCCTGACCCACTACGGACGCGTCCAGAAGCTGTCGTCGGGGGAGGGCGGCCAACGTGATCGCTGGCGCCAGCAGAGTCGCCGCGAGGCCTTGGGGAGGTCCCTATGGAGTTGATCGTGCGCAGCGGTGAGCGCGAGGAGTCGGTCACCATCGAGCGCCAGGGCGATGTCTTCGAAGTGCGCCTCGGCGAGCGCACCTACCGCATCGATGCGGTGGTGGCGGGTGCCAACGGCCTCTCCAGCCTGCGCACCGATGCCGGCCAGTACGAGGTCGCGGTGCATCGCGAGGGCGGCAGCCGCTACCGGGTTCACACCCGCCACGGCTCCGACGCCGTCGACGTGCTCGATCCTCTCTCGGCCCTCGCCGGCGACGGCTTCGGGGCCGGTGGAGGGCAGGGCAAGGGGGTGGTCGAGGCCTACATGCCCGGCCGGGTGGTGGCGGTGCTGGTCGAGGAGGGGGCCGAGGTCGAAGCCGGTCAAGGCATCGTGGTGCTCGAGGCGATGAAGATGGAGAACGAGATCCAGGCCGAAGCCGCCGGGGTGGTCAAGAAGCTCCACGTCGCCGCCGGCGATGCCGTCGATGGCGGCGACCCCCTCTTCGCCCTCGAGTAATCAGCCCGGCGGCGCCTTCCACTCCGCCAGCCGGGATCCCAACCATTCCCAAAAGGCCGCTTCCGGTTCGGCTCGAATCGGCAGGTAGGCGAGGGGCAGTTCGAGGCGGCCGCGCAGCTTGACGGCGTCCTTCTCGGTGGTCAGGACGACGTCGGCTCGGTGCTTCTGGGCGGCGGCTCGGATCTTCCGCAGACTGACTTCGGGATAGGGGTGGTGATCCCCGAAGGTGAGGCGTTCGGCGAGGTGGAAGCCTTGGCCTTCGGCGGCTTCGTAGAAACGTCCCGGACCGGCGATGGCGGCGACGGCGACGACCGTCGACTGCGGGTCGAGGGGCGTGCCGTCGTCGCGGCGCACCGCGTCGAGACGGGTCGGGGCCGCGAACACCGGTCCGGTGAAGCCGAAGGGCGCGAGTCCCGCCGCCACCTCGGCGACGTTGTCGGCGGCGCCGGTGACCAACCCGCCATGGGCGCGGCGCGCTGAAGCCAGCGGTTCCCGCAAGCGACCACTGGGCGGCAGACGACCGCCGGCGAAGGGATCCGCCGCGGGCAGCACCAGCAGATCGAGGTCGCGAGCCAGGGCGAGATGGGAAAAACCGTCGTCGAGGAGGAACAGGTCCGGCGTCGGTTCGAGGCGCTCGAGGGCATAGAGGCCGGCGCGGTAGCGCTGCGCCTCGACCACCACGGCGACACCGGGTAGGGCGTCGGCGAGCAGCACCGGCTCGTCACCGGCGACGGACGGACCCAGCAGCGGGCCCTCGCCTCGGCTTACGACGCGTACTCCCTCGCCGCCGCCACCGTAGCCGCGCGACAGAATGCAGACTCGCTGCCCCTGGTCTCTCAGCCAGGCGGCGAGGCTGGCGGTGAGAGGCGTCTTGCCGGTACCCCCCCAGTGCAGGTTGCCGAGGCTGATCACCGGTCGTGGCAGGCGATCGGCGCGCCGGCGGTACCAGGCCTCGCGCCAGCGGTGGGCGGTACCGTAGAGACGCTGCCACGGCGAGGTCGGCGGCGTCGGAGTCAGGGAGTCCCGGCTCATGATGGACGGTCCGAGGGCTGTCCCTTGCCGGGCGTCGGCGCCAGCACCGGCGCGATCCACTCGAGGGTCTTGGTGAGGGCTCCGCGGTTCGACTCCACCAGCGCGGCGGCGCGCTCTCCCAGGGCTCGGGCGCTCGCCCGGTCGGCGACCCAGTGGCGCCAGATCTCGCCCAGGTGGGCGGCGTCGGCGGCGCGCTGCCAGGCATCGGCGCGATCGAAGTCCTGGGCCATCTGGCGGAAGTTCTCCATCGAGGGCCCCACCACCGTGGCGGTGCCGAAGCGCGCCGGCTCGATGGGGTTGTGGCCGCCGGTGGGCACCAGGGTGCCACCGATGAAGGCGCCGAGGGCCAGCCGATAGAGAGCGGCGAGCTCGCCGAGGCTGTCGAGCAGGACGATGTCGCCGTCGGCGGTTCCGAGGCGACTGCGCCGCACGAAGGGGCGGCCCCGCCGAGTCAGTAGCCGCTCGACCTCGTCCCAGCGTTCCGGGTGGCGCGGCGCGATGATCAGCAGGGCGTCGCCGGCAGCCTCGAAGGCGTCGAGCACCAGCTCGTCCTCCCCCTCCATGGTCGAGCCGGCGATCAGAATGGGACGTGCCTGGGCGAGCCCGAGGAGCGCTTCCTCGAGCTCCGGGAGGGCCGGTGGGATGGCGGTTTCGAACTTGAGGTTGCCGGTCACCCGAAGGCGCTCCGCCGGGACGCCGAGGTCGAGCAGCTTCTGCCGGTCGCCGGCGCTTTGGACGGCGAAGCGCTCGACGCGACCGAGGAGCGGTCCGAGGAGCGGGCGCAGGCGTCGCATGCGGGCGTAGCTGCGGTCGCCGACGCGACCGTTGATCACCGCGATCGGACGGCGGCGTCGCGCCACGGCACGCAGCACCAGGGGCCAGTAGTCGCCCTCCGTGAGGATCAGTGCCCGCGGCTCGACGTGGCGCAGAAAGGGCTCGACGGCAAAGGCGAGATCGAAGGGCAGATAGCCGATGGCGGCGCGCCCGGCGAGCTGCTTGCGGGCTTGCCCTTGGCCGGTGGGAGTGATGGTGGTGAGGACCAGCGGGAGGTCGTCGTCGAGGGCGTCGATGAAGGTCTTCGCCACCCCCACTTCTCCGACCGAGACGGCGTGGATCCAGAGGGGGTCGCGATGCTTGTCGGCGAGATCCGGCAGAGACCGACCGAGGCGCCCCGCCAGGGTCGGCCCATAGTGGCGTCCGCGGCGCAGGTAGAGGAAGGGAAATGCCAGCAACAGCAGGAGGGCGAGGGCGACCTGGTAGAGGATCCACATGACGGCGTCTCGGAAGGCGCGGGCAGTATAATGCGGGCGCTTCCTGGGGCCGGCCGAGGTCCTCGGCCGGTAGCCGGCTGAGGTGCTTGGACGATCTGGCCGAAGCCGTCGTATATAGGCACAGGAGCCTCGATGACCATGCCGCAACTCGTCTATTCCGCCACTCGCCACCGCGCTTCCCTCGTGGAAGCCTCCGACCGTGACCTCTTGCACGCCCTCCGGCAGGACGACGAGACGGCCCTCGACGAGCTCATCGGGCGCAAGACCAAGCCCTTGGTCCAGCTTGTTTACCGCATTCTCGGGGACCGAGAAGAAGCCCGCGACGTGGTTCAGGTGACCTTCTTCAAGGTCTGGGAGAACCGCCTCAAGTTCGACGACAAGTGGAGCCCGAACACCTGGATCTACCGCATCGCGAGCAACTTGGCGATCGATCACCTGCGCTCCCGGCGCAGCCGCGAACGCACCGCCGAGCCGATGCAGCAGCACTTGCGTCAGGTGGCCGACGGCCAACGACCGAGCGCCGCTCGCGAGCTGCGCCAGGACGAGGTGATGGACATCTTCCGCAACCTCTCCGGTTCGCTGACCGAAAAACAACGGCTGGTCTTCGTCCTCCGCGAGGTCGAGGGTCTGTCGTCGCAGGAGGTGGCGCGCATCGCCGAGTGCCGTGAGTCGACGGTGCGCAATCACCTCTTCAATGCCCGCAAGATCCTGCGCCGCGAGTTGGTGCGGCGTTATCCCGAATATGCCCCGGTGAAGGGCTATCAGGAGGAGCGCGCATGAGCTGTCCGAACTGGACGGAGCTGACGGAACAGCGTTTCGAGATGGTCGAAACGGAGGCCTCCGAGGCGGCTTGGCAGGAAGCCCTCGAGCACGCGGCGAGCTGTGCCGACTGCGATGGCCGGGCGGCCGCCGCCGATCCTCTGGCGATTCTCGCTCCGTTGAGCGACGATCTGACGGATCTCGCAGACGCCTATGACATGCGCCGAGCGGTCACCGCCATGCGGCGTGGCGAGCGGGTGCGTCCGGAAGCGTCGGCCGCCGGTTGGCCGCGCTTCGCCGCCGCCGCCGGTCTGGCGGTTGCTTTGGTGACGCTCGGCTCCGGGACCCCCTCGGGTATCTCCCCGGCCGGCGAGATGGTGGCCAGCGAGACCGGCCCCTGGGTGAGCGAGACCGCGCCGGTGATCTGGGAGCCGCCGATCTTGCCGACCGAACATTGGCTCGCCGTGCCGGGTAACGGACCGGCCGCTGAAGCGCTGGACGAGATGCCCGTGTTCGACGAGCTGCAGAGCCCGCAAGCGGCCAGCGTCTACCAGCTCGCCGGGGACGACCTGCACGTCGTGATGGTCGTTCACGAGACGCTGGACGTCTAGACCGGGCCTGGTTTCCTTCCGACGAGCTCTATGTTGGTTCGACGCACTTTCCTCGTGATTCTGGCCGTGTGTCTGCTGGCGACGGCGAGCAGCGCACAGCAGCAGCGCCCATCGCGCATCAGTCCGGCGCCGGACGAAGGGCTGCCGGTGGGCGATGCGTTGCGGCTTCACGCCTTCACCCTCGAGCACAAGCTGGCGAGCGAGGCCCTCGAGTTGGTGAAACCGCTGTTGTCGCCGCGCGGCTCGGTGGAGATTCAGCCCGGCGGCAACAC is drawn from Acidobacteriota bacterium and contains these coding sequences:
- a CDS encoding DUF1259 domain-containing protein; amino-acid sequence: MSLRSALSLLLGAFLAVAVAASDAPAPPAPLDADKISRAAGVPATVAADGVVRIGWARTDVVVQVDGSPLPPFAGLGSWAAFKETPAGVMMMGDEVVFQDEVSPAMDAAFAAGLEVTALHNHFFFDEPKVYFMHIGGMGDAERLAAGVRSVWDAVKRVRAERPRPAQGFGGGTPQHGEIDAQALEKIIGHGSRTRDGVVKIVIGRQGEMHGVTVGGSMGLATWAAFTGSDALASVDGDFIMTAEEVQPVLRALRQGGIHVVALHNHMIGDTPPFYFVHYWGKGPAAELARTLARALAAQRHAGGG
- a CDS encoding acetyl-CoA carboxylase biotin carboxylase subunit; the encoded protein is MSPEIRRFRKVLIANRGEIAVRILRGLAEMGIRSAVIYSEPDRAGLPVLLADEAYPIGPAPSRESYLRAEAIVELAVEIGADAIHPGYGFLSERVELAELCRQHGVTFIGPPPEAIASMGSKTESRRRMIAAGVPVVPGGDEALPDLDSALAFADQIGYPVMLKAAAGGGGKGMRQVHAAEDLPAAYRAARSEAAASFGDDSVYIEKLILEPRHIEIQVLADGHGKVVSLGERECSLQRRHQKVVEEAPSLVVDEDLRRRMGEAAVLAAKAVDYTNAGTVEFLLDRQGDFFFLEMNTRLQVEHPVTEMVTGVDLVEAQIRIAEGDPLPPELDDIRIRGHAIEVRLYAEAPFRNFAPSPGKIRLLRWPEGLGVRNDCGVYEGSEVSIHYDPMLAKMIVWAADRPRALARLRRALGELRIEGIETTAPLFSALLEDEDFVTGNLDIGMLDRKLAAGELAPPAPEGLEDLPLVAAALTHYGRVQKLSSGEGGQRDRWRQQSRREALGRSLWS
- a CDS encoding biotin/lipoyl-containing protein, with translation MELIVRSGEREESVTIERQGDVFEVRLGERTYRIDAVVAGANGLSSLRTDAGQYEVAVHREGGSRYRVHTRHGSDAVDVLDPLSALAGDGFGAGGGQGKGVVEAYMPGRVVAVLVEEGAEVEAGQGIVVLEAMKMENEIQAEAAGVVKKLHVAAGDAVDGGDPLFALE
- the lpxK gene encoding tetraacyldisaccharide 4'-kinase translates to MSRDSLTPTPPTSPWQRLYGTAHRWREAWYRRRADRLPRPVISLGNLHWGGTGKTPLTASLAAWLRDQGQRVCILSRGYGGGGEGVRVVSRGEGPLLGPSVAGDEPVLLADALPGVAVVVEAQRYRAGLYALERLEPTPDLFLLDDGFSHLALARDLDLLVLPAADPFAGGRLPPSGRLREPLASARRAHGGLVTGAADNVAEVAAGLAPFGFTGPVFAAPTRLDAVRRDDGTPLDPQSTVVAVAAIAGPGRFYEAAEGQGFHLAERLTFGDHHPYPEVSLRKIRAAAQKHRADVVLTTEKDAVKLRGRLELPLAYLPIRAEPEAAFWEWLGSRLAEWKAPPG
- a CDS encoding 3-deoxy-D-manno-octulosonic acid transferase, yielding MWILYQVALALLLLLAFPFLYLRRGRHYGPTLAGRLGRSLPDLADKHRDPLWIHAVSVGEVGVAKTFIDALDDDLPLVLTTITPTGQGQARKQLAGRAAIGYLPFDLAFAVEPFLRHVEPRALILTEGDYWPLVLRAVARRRRPIAVINGRVGDRSYARMRRLRPLLGPLLGRVERFAVQSAGDRQKLLDLGVPAERLRVTGNLKFETAIPPALPELEEALLGLAQARPILIAGSTMEGEDELVLDAFEAAGDALLIIAPRHPERWDEVERLLTRRGRPFVRRSRLGTADGDIVLLDSLGELAALYRLALGAFIGGTLVPTGGHNPIEPARFGTATVVGPSMENFRQMAQDFDRADAWQRAADAAHLGEIWRHWVADRASARALGERAAALVESNRGALTKTLEWIAPVLAPTPGKGQPSDRPS
- a CDS encoding RNA polymerase sigma factor, with the translated sequence MTMPQLVYSATRHRASLVEASDRDLLHALRQDDETALDELIGRKTKPLVQLVYRILGDREEARDVVQVTFFKVWENRLKFDDKWSPNTWIYRIASNLAIDHLRSRRSRERTAEPMQQHLRQVADGQRPSAARELRQDEVMDIFRNLSGSLTEKQRLVFVLREVEGLSSQEVARIAECRESTVRNHLFNARKILRRELVRRYPEYAPVKGYQEERA